Genomic DNA from Chaetodon trifascialis isolate fChaTrf1 chromosome 19, fChaTrf1.hap1, whole genome shotgun sequence:
GGTTAGCTGTATGTCATGGTGACATACTAAGTGACAGTAGAAAAAATTTGTGTCCTTTTACTGTTAAGAACAGTTTGTTTCAGAACAACACAGGGACAAGTGTTTTCACTGACTTAAACCTCAGGGTTTGGTTTAGTAGTCATTCAAGAGTTTTCATTGAGACAGAGAGGAATTTGACTCTTCAAGAGGACCATCCATGCCTACCATCCCATGGAATAACGTAAGGAATGGCGTCATAAATGCAGGGATTATATGTTCCCATGAACAAGAGCTGGATGGATACTTGAAGACTTTGACCTCCTCTGAGCAGCTAAGGCTATTCTAAATCTCCAACAGAAATCTCTGTTTCTCAGGTCAGTGCTTCTCATGATCCTTTTCCCACTGTATTTGAGTTTAGCAACCTAATCTGGTGTCAGTGAGGTGCATCATTGGGTCCTGCCCTGCTTATTTGAGGAATGGCTCAGAGATGGGTTTATTTGAAATACCGGGAGAGGAATGATCAGGCAGGCCTGAGAACCAGTTCCATGAAGAATATCAAAATAAATCCAGAGCAAGTCTCGATCAGTTCATTCAGCCATTTCGTCTGTTCGTTAGGATGTGAACCTACATGCACAAAAACCACAATTCTCTGATAATTTGTGCCATAATCCTGATGGCTTTGAGGAAACAAGGCCATCATGATTTGCATGTCACTCACGCAAACATgcagtgattttgatttttatcaACCTTGACATGCAAACACTTGTGGAACAAATATGAACTGTGAGTTGACATTAACTGGCAGTGGAAGGGAGGAGGCCCTCACAAATGCAGCCAGGCACATCATGCTCCAGCTCTGTGTGCTTAGTATTTGAAGGGTCCATGCTGGGTTGTTGTTAATGGGTGATTGGAAGAGATGGACATGGagctgtggaaaacattcaACTGAAAATGATGTCTTGTTAGGAATTTACACTGTGAGTCAAGTCTGGGACACGGTGAAGAGATTTTTTTCAACTTAAAAAGAAATCCTTCCAGCATTGAGGTTTCAACCATTTTAAACTCACTGGTGCTTTGAGAGTGCATTAAAGTGATATGAAGTTGAGAATGTTTtttcatacagaaacaaactgtcCAGCAGTCTGGTCAAATATCTTCATGACAACTTTgcaagaaatttaaaaaaaaaaaggtctgaaaTGATCCCTCTTTCTTGGAAAGTCCCCCGTTCATCTGTATATTTCCTTGAAAAAATGTCACCCAGCAGATGAAATGCTAACCAGATGTTAAGCTGCCATTGGCAGAGGGTGTCCTTTAACTCATAATGGCTTCATATCACACAAGTTACAGTGCTGCAGCTCACCAGAATCTCAGCTGTATTTGCTTTAAGCTCTCCCTGGAAGGCAAAGCTATCTCTGCTGATTGTATAAGTCACTTGTTTCCGTAAGAGGATGGAAAAATATCACGATCGTGCTAGAAAAACAACCATGACATTCCAAAGGGGAGACAAGGCTTTAACAGTATACATTTGTGATTATCATACCTGTCTGTAATTTGTAGAAAATTGCTAATACTCAAAATATGCCCTGTGTTTACTTTTGTAATTGGATCACATGCTCTTTGGACATGAGGACATACCTCTGCAAACGTTTTTGTTGGATCAACGTGAAAAAATTGAAAGCAATAATTTTTGGTTATGTTAAAAAACTGACaataagaaataagaaagaccaaaaagacacacagatttTATGAATCTAAGAAAGTGATACATCAGTTTGGAGCAGGTATAAGACatataaaagcacattttcagagTCCACTGTAAAACACTCTTTCCAGCATCACAGTCAAGTACTATAGATGTCCATATTTACTTTTCAGTTGCAGGTAAAAccacaacaaaaagcaaaacatcgCAGACAATGTGTGCTGTTGTCATCTGTAAATCACCAAAACCTACCATGCATAATATAGGGAGGTATTGAGAACAcaacaagaaatgcagctttttttataatttcataAACTggataaagttttttttttttttattgtgaacaGCACTGAGCCAGCAGGCAGTCCTTGACCACAATAACCAAGTATAAATAGGGCTCCTCGGAAAGGTCTTAtcacaggaaaatgaaatacttaaaaGAAAATCTGTTATATTTCCTTGTTTATCAATGATAGACTGCACAGAGACAATTTGAAGTTAAACtcaatatacaatataataaagatactgaaaaaatagattttattcATACTTATACATGCATGCTTGAGTTTTTATCTTTACTAATTTCTCTCTAACATTCTCTGATCCTATTCTAACCAGTCCCTCCATATACAAAGGACAACAACAGTGTATAAGCGAGATGACGTCTGGCTCATATTTCATCGTCACTTGATACTCTTCAACAACTGGAACCATAAAATCATCAAAACCGAAATTGTGGAAACAGCTGAACTTGGCCTGAAAATTGAAGCAGCTACAGAATACTGGAGCTTTCTGTTAAATATCCAAACAGATATGTCCACAAACACTTCAAGGCCTCTCTTCTCCCACCTGAACCTGTCTTGCTTTACTACCTCAAGATGATCTTTGGCTCACGTGTTCAGGCTCTGGCTCTCTTCAGGTCTTGTCTGCTGGCAGACTGCATGGGGGTAAGTATGTCTAGAACACTTCTTCATGTGGATGGGCACCTCTTCCTGACCTCCGCTTCCACCTTTCCTCACCTTATCCTTGTCTCTACGGACCTGAGATGTCCCACTGCTGCCTTTAGACGAAACTGTCTGACCTCTGAACAGTTGTGCTCGCTGCTGACAAAGGCCCACCTTACTCAGGAGGATGAATACATCCCCCCTGAAGGCCTTAGTGAAGATGGCATAGAGGAATGGATTGGCACAGGAATTGAGCGGGTAGAAGAGCACCAATAAAATCTTGGAGTTGGAGACAGTGATGAGTGGCCGGTCCAGTACGGCTGACATGGCGTAGAAGGAGATAGGCGCCATACACAAGAAGTCAGTAAAGATGAGGACAGCCATGCGTTTGGCGATGTTGGTATCCTTGGATCCAGAACGGTAGTGGGGGTTGTGCACTGCACAGTAGATCTTGAAGTAGCAAGCACAGATAATAAGAAAGGCCAGGATGTTGAGGACCAGAACTGACAAGATGTAGACCTGAGACACTGTGGACTGGGTGTCCATTGGGAGACAGATACTGACCTTCTGGTAACTGCTCACCCCAACCAGTGGAAGCAGGGCCAGAAGGAGGCAGAAGATCCAGCCACCTAGCATCACGGCTGCTGCATGGTGCAGATGCAGCTTACGATCCAGCCGCATGGCAAAGGTGATAGCATACCACCTCTCCAGAGTGATCACCGTCAAGGTGTACACAGACAGCTCACTCGCAAAGACTGTAAAAAACCCTGCAAGTCCACAGCCAGGGCCTGTCTGCCAGTCTATGGCATGGTTGAAGTACTCTGCTCGTGTGTGGAGGTCTACAGAGGCAATAAGCAACAGATAAATGCCCATACACAGATCTGCGAAGGCAAGGTGACACATGAGGAAACGGGAGACTGAGAGCTTGTAGTGGCTGGTGAGAAGGACCAGGAGCACAACCACATTTCCCAGAACAGCCAGCAGACTCACAAACCACACTGACACTCGCAGGAAGCCAAAACCCATTATGTCCTCACAaggattgaactcatcaggCACTGGTGCACACGcgacctcctctccctcctcacacaccaCATAATCGTAACGACTGTCAAAGTCTTGGCTGGTGTCCTCCTGAGGGTTCTTGAGGGTTTCTCCAAAACCCACATCCTCATCTGGCTGACCCCCAAAGTAGGCGTGATAGTGGAGGCTGCCATGGAAGTCACCTCTCCTCCAGTCATGCTGGGACTCTCTGTGGCCTCCATCGTTTGGCTCCTTGTCTAAGATTGTTTCCACCACACTGTCCCCTTGGAGGGAAGGCATGCGGAGGGGCCCCACAGAGCGCTTGTGATGCTGATCATAGAAAGCAGTCAGGTTACAGATGATGTATTccaaaaagctgaaaaacacataggcacaaatacacacaagatTGAGTCCATAAAGTAATACTGTATTTCTAAATTagacaaaaaacacacctgGCTTCAATTCACACTTGCACAAAGTGTCAAATCAAATCTAATAATTTATATATCTAGTTCAAGAAAAGTTATTCCTGTTTTGAGAGTCATTATTAGTCTGGCTCAACCTTCTTCCTATAATAACAGCAATGACTGACACTAATTATGGAAGCACTGTAAAAGTTATAGGTAAACACGTCAGAGAGTTGATTCAGAACATGCCAAAATCCACACCATACAAGTGCAGCTGCCTCACTCACTGTGGTAGATCAtccaaataaatgaaaaacacagtcTACAAGAGCACTCTATTGgatgctgtttgtcttttataCACTATGGAGGCACTTCTTGTGATGCCTCCACATTACTTTTCTGACTCTTGTAAGTACTTTTAACAGATTGAAAATGAAGATTTGATGGAAGCTTACCCTCGTTTCTTTTTGCGGTTTTTGAAGCCGCAGCAGTGGCTGGGGTAGGTGAGGTTGGCAATGGTGAGATGTTTGAAGGTGTTGATGGGTGGCAGTTTCTTGAGGGCCCAGGCATTGCGTGCCTTTAGCTCCCGGAGAGAATCCATACCTGTGGTCGGGAGGGAGGTGATCCCTGTTAGGGACACGTCTCTTTAAGACAGAAAGGGAATTAAAGAATTTAACAAGATACATTAGATGCATAGAcatagatttttgtttttggctcTAATAATGGTAGAGTGGTGATAAGAAGGAAAGTGAAGGGGGAAGCAGGGCTATCTTCAATGCATGGGTCCAGTAATTCTTGGCTATGTCCTAGCATTTGTGACTTTTTACGTTACCAAGCTGCAGGTTGCATCTTCAAAGGTATTTTTATGGATTCACAGATGTAAGTTTTCTGCCAGGAATGCCAGGTCAGAATCAACATTCAAATCCCATATTGCCACAGCCTTCACCACTccactctttgtctctgctggaaCATACTGTACGTTAAGTCCGCTGAACCGGCCATGGCAGTGTTGCTGCTATAATCTATGAAATATTGGATTTAAATGTTGGTCTCACCCCTGGCAAATATTTTATCTCTCCAGGCACACAGAAGACATCTGTGGGATCATGAGAATACCTTAAAATGTTTTGACTTTTCCTTTGGTTTATGTAGGGAACTTCATGTGATCAAATCATGGAATGTGTGGAGCCCTGATAACATAAAAGAATGCAATTGCTGGATGTGAACAAATAATCCTGAGTACTATGCTTTCATCTGACTACCTGAAATAACCACCCATTACCCTTCCACACTGGAACAACTGTACTATCTGCAAATCTACCGGGCAGCTAGACATGATGAGACCAGAGAGCTCATAGATGGATTAAACAACACCCTCCATCTGTTTCCTAGGGTGAGCTCCTCACTCTTTCATCATCTTTAAACAATTACATGCGGTATTTCTTGTGCTCGGCCATCATGCAAAAGCCAGCTGAACCTCAACAGGATGAAGACATGCAGGGGATTGACAATCTCACCAACATCCTGTGTGATCCCATTATCAGGACATTCCGCTGTTCAGCGACACTCCCCCCTTCCAGGGGCCAAGTTGAGGCCAAGTTCTATTTTGCTTTCTTTAGTTTCCTAACCCATTAAATCTCTCAGTCATTGTATTTGCTGATTAatttgattaaataaaaaaaaaacacaagccaaACAATTTCATACTTGCTAAGAGCTCAATTGTTCTTTTTTAAGTCccattttctctcctcacttctctatcctctgctctttttctcctctcatggGGCACATTGCGTaaggctgtaaaaaaaaaaaaaaaaggcagcagcacagactctATGAGTGTCAGTCTGATTTTGTCATTCCCAGATGTTTAGCTCATGACCTCATGGAGGTGACCTCACTCAGGACATGTTCCTCAATggaacagaggaagaagaccTACACACGAACTCCATTTACCTAACCAGACACTCAATGGCTAGATCAGAGCCATAACAGCAACTAGATAGCCGTGGTAGAGGGTTTTGGCATAATAAACCTTTAAAAATGAGGCTCAGGTCAAGACCACAGTATCAAAGAAACGTCACTCTTGCACACAATGCGTTTCAGATTTCCCGGTCAAGGACAGCTGTGGAGGAGCGACTTTTACTCTTTGATGATATTCTATCCCATTTCGCAGACATGTCTCATCTAGTCTGCACTTCATGAATGAGCAAATTGTTGAAACATTATTTGACATGGAGTGAATAATGAAATTATCAAACCAGGCCTGTTATTTATCAATATGTATGCCTTCAAAATGGTTTGCTATTTGTAAATTTGAAAAATACCATTGAAACTGtgatgcttttctctcttgctgagacttagatgagaagatcgataccactttcatgtctgtctgtctagcAAATATAAATCTACAGTGAGCAGCCAATTAAATCAGCTTGCCAGCATACCTACCTAATTGACACACTGTGTCTCATTTAAAACTGGTATCAATCTTTAACTCTTTAAAGCAAATAAGCCAGTGAGACCATGTAAAAGGAGCCACTGTTGCCACAAGTGTAAATTACAGCATATAATGTCAATGTCAGCaaactgatgcagcaacatCAATTGTGCAGCAGTATCTATGTGGTCATAGTAGACCATGTAAGGCTGCAGCAGGATAACCCCTGAGTGTACTGAACTGAGCATGGCTGCATTTTATTTCTTATGAGTTCAACATTTAATTTTTAAGAGACTAtatgtgctttttttctctctttcaaaaGTTAACATAATTTTGCTTTAATGTAGACTACATGCAGATTGCTGTGAGCAAGCGTGGAACTATTACtgcatttcatcatttattcaatTTATCTAGACAATAGATCAgactttgtcttttttacatGGTAGTAATAATAGAAAATCTGCAAAGAAATATCCTAAAACTGAGTTTAAAACACTGGGGCTCCCTCTTGGAGATGATTAAGTTGAAAGGCACTATGTGTGGTAAGAATTGTGTGTAATTAAGAGTTAATAGGAGTGGCTCAAATTTTCTGGTACTTACAGAAGCATGGGGCCGCTGATGGTGCCCGCAAAAGTCCTTTCATCCATCTTGGTGAGGTACTTATTCCTGTGGAGGTCGCTGGACAGGAAAGCACAAATTTAAGTTTATTAAGAGAAAAGTTATCCTTCACATTTCAATCAGACTGACAGAGGCAAGGCTTGGCATAATATTTTCCTAAGCCTCATCActgcacatttctttatttattttctcagatttcAGAGgtgaaacatgacagaaaaggGTCTAACTCACGTTGTTGATTTAAATTAGTCTGTATAAGATTTGATGGCGTATTCTTTAAACACACTGCACCCTCACTACACATCTCCCTGAATCCCTTAAATCTAATAAGGATAATAGACCTGTGAGGGGTGTGTTTGTCTTGGTCAGGCTGTGCTGGGATCAGTTCTCCCCTCAGAGCAGATCAGGTGCCAAGACAAACACCCATGTGAGAAGACTCACTAGTCACCGACCAATGGCTTAATTAGGCTCTTATAAGGACCAGGGATGTGTGTAGGTGTTGTAAAAGAGGAGAGGGATCTTAAATTAATATCGTTAATACCTCATATCCTGAATATGCAGGTTTCTGGACCAGGGGGTGACaagaaggaagaaaacatgTTGCGACAAAAGGAAGCAATGCTAACCCGTTCACTCGCATTTTATCCAACTGAGGCTATTGAATATACAAGTgtgaaattgatttttttcaagtcTGACACAGACAGGGTCAGTGTCATTGAGTGTATGAGAGAGGGGAACTCTTAATGCAGACTTCCTGATGCCCTCTTTTGGACACATATTTTCCCATGAGAACTCGATCTTACTAATCAAGAGCTGGGCTTAGGCCCTTTTTGAGTACATATGAGAGGGCCTGGAGAGACCCAACTGAGATCCTACTGCTTTTTTGTGTAACTTTGGGTAAGGAATTACACATGCCAGATGTCAGACATGACTTAATCCAGGCAAAATACTGAGCAACCTCATTTTTTGAGAACTGTAAAACCTCTAAATCGGCTGATTCTGGTGtctttgcaaaagaaaaaaacccaaatgtGATTTGATGATTGAattttataaaaatactgtcaaAACAGTCAAAGCTTATCAAGTGAATAATAAAGAACTTTTGAACATAATATACAAGCAATTATGAATTAAACAAGATTTTAAACAATTAAACAAGATTTGAAGGAATTCACGTAGCATACACTTGATCCAGCTTGGTCCCATTGAAGGCATGATGCTGGACTTCTCTGAAGCCATTTCCATACAGCATCCTGGAATCAAAGAAGTTTACACAGTAACATAAGAAAATAGCACTGAATGGAATTTGTTTCTTTAGGCCTAATAACCTAATCTACggaataaaaacattttccatttgtggACACTTCATCCGCAGTCGGAGCTACTTATTTCACATTGCATAGatctgtctgtgcagctttGCGGTCTTTAGCCCAGCGGTTTCTGTAACATGCTGTTTTGTGGATTAAAGTTGCAATCCCTCTTCCCTTGCTCCCAAACCTAACTGCGCACATGCAATAGCCTGTTGTGTATGAGTATCTGGGTACTTGTTTTTTTGCTATCTTTGTGAGTTTCAAGTGAGTTCAGAGTGAGGGCATGTTTTCAAAGTGAGGTCATTTTGGCCAATCCCCACTTCTTCTAGTGGCTATTTTAGGGTTTGGATTGGATTTAGGGATAAAGGACAACAGCAGAATTATAACGCTCACCATGTGTTTATTAAATCAAGTTCACATTTCCCTTATGCATTTTGTATAAAGTGTATGCTTTATTCTGTGTGGGACATTCATGTACAGTATaggcatgtgtgtatgtgtacgtgtCCATGCATGTGATTGCTCTTGCTGTTCTCTTACACTGTCAGCACCTCGCTGGTGATGCCGCAGAATGAGTTGGCTGAGATCTCAGTGATGTAGGGATGATCAACAATTTCCCTGCAAAGGAAAGGACACCGATTTGAGGAAATTACGTGGTGTTCTAAATAAACGCCTTTCACTGGAAAGTGAAATAGGGAGCAATGCAGTTGATGAATGTATTCTGAAGTATTATGGctcagcaggaaaatgaaattAGATAGAGTTGAGAGGGCGATGACACACAGATGTGAAGACCTGTGTATAGATGGAGATCATTTCATGCAGATGGTGACGCATGGAAACAGACGCTTATTGACTCAAAAACAAAGATGCACTCACAAGCAAACAATCATGATTATGTAATATTTTGTATGTTAATAACACATAAGCAAACTTACAAAGGCAAGTGGTCTTGTTAGTAGTAGCTTTTACCAAAGTTGAGATCACATTTCCCATAATCCCTACAACATTATGCCCCCTTTTCATTCTTTATTCCTTGTgatactgaaaaaaatatatacagctCTCTTTGCAGTGGAAGActgcctccatctttctgttCCTTAAACAGTATAACATATAGTGCATGAGAAAGCTGAAATAGCTCATCATCTTGCTGAGAGTATTGTTGGTTTATGATTCAATTCAGAGTAATGGCTCTGAATTAATGTGGCGATGAATTGCTGACATTAAAATGCTACAAGGAGCAGTTTTAGTGAGcataaatattgattagtgTGCTTATCTTAAAAGTTATAAAGTCAGAGCAACTTACAGGATGAAGTTCATGTCATTAGAGTGGATGCTGCCCAAGTTAGGGAAGAAAGTAAGGCCGGTATTGAAAATTCCCCTGAACAGCAAGAGTATAGAAACAGTCAGAACATATATATGATGtatgcttttattattattaacccTGTGTTGGATTATATCAGCCAACAGTGTAATACAAAAGTAAGTGACTATTACAAAAACAGTCCTAAAGATCTTAGTTGAGTAGAAGAAATCATTTAATAATAACTAGCCCAATTCATTTCTTGGCAGAATTATTTGTTATACCAATAGCCAATGAGATCAGGCTAAAATACTAAGGTTTTTTTAACCTGCAATGGGGAAACAACAAGTTATAATTTTCTAGCCAAGAGTCAAGAATTTACACAAGGTTGACATATTTCATTCTCAGGCCAAATCCATTGAATTTCTTCTAAAATGTTCAGTGCTCAGTCACTTTTCTCGACTCGACCTGTACCGCTGCATTAAAGTCAAATGAAGCAGGACTAAGTCTTGCCCAAACTGTTACACACAATGCTATGAATAGATCACACTGTCTAAACTATTGCCAGACTTAGACATTTTAAATATACACCACTCATTTTTAGGTTACCATAATATTGTCAATATGTGGAATTCAATGACAAAAACAGCCTGAGTTTCAAAAAAGAGCATGTCGTGAAAAATACTCACAGATATTTGAGGTTCGGGAGATTTTTAAAAGCTTCTGGATCAATGTAGGTCAGACTTTTTGCATTTCGTATCTCTCTGAAAGAACAGACAACgcaaaaatgtacttaaaatgcacataaaaatgaACCAATTCAAAGCACAAGTAATAGGTAGAACTGTGTGTGGTGGCCACTATGAAACTGTTTGcacacattcagaaacacacactgccttAGAACTTGCTGACAGAACAGGACAAGGTGCATGTCAGTGCGCAAGAGAAGGGAAACTCGGTGCAGACAGCCAGGGCCGGAAGTAGAGTCCAATTAGTGCTTCATTAGTGTGTTTACTCTGGTCCACCCTGGGCTGGTCTGAAGCTGCGTGCTGGCCCCTCTTCACACACCTGACAAACCGCACTCAGCCCAGCAGACAGATGTGGTCATGGTCGGTGGGAGAGGTTCATCTTCCCAGTGATTCGACATCGACAAGGAATTACAGGTGTTGCTGATCTTGTTGTCTATGCAGCAGTTCaattctgcattttattctgttattcTCGCCTGCATGTGCAGGAGGGAAAACCAAACACAGGCATGTGTGTCCAGTGTATGTGAATGGTCATGTGATGTGCATTTTCAGGTGCGTTAGTGTGGAATTTTTTCTAATAGGGTGCTAAAAGGCTCGTCTGAATGAAGCGTGGCATGAGTTCTCTGATCCAGGTGAGGTGAGAAGTCTTAAACCCCCAGAAGGTCAGTGAAACAGGGCTGTTGAGAGTTTGATTTCCTTTTACTTGGATTTTCTATTGAtaaagtttgtgtttctgtgggtgGTCTTTTCTTTGGCTGGTCATGTTAACTAAGCAATCTGAAAAGGTCTGCGTTCTTGGATCCACTTTTACTAAAAACTACAATCAGGTTCGTGTCGCCAAAATAAACTGTACCATCGTCAAATAGGAAAATGGTCTTgcctgcacaaaaacacacatgaggCTGTTCAAAAAAGAATCAGTTCATTTCCTGTGCCAAAGGGAGACGAAGtgtcaaaaacatgaaacaagagCTATCATTTCAAGTTAAATTGACCATTAAGTTGTTCTGATGATGCTGTTATGACctgttatttaatgtttttcacacATTGTCACAGTTGAGAAATGAAATAGATCCTTTTTGCACATGAAGAAGCTCCtctacatcatcatcatttagaTGATGATATGTACgttatatatacagtacagttaTATGTCATCATCTTAAAGCAGAAATAATAGATTTTtgggccacttgggggcagcaaaaCTACTCTCTcttatttcagctgtttttctctcttggtGTTTGTCGGGCTGAACACAGTGTGTTCACCAGAGGGtgttttagctgaaaacagctgctttgtgCAGCTGGAAATGAGCATTATGAGAACATTGCATGAAATAGTTACGTTGTGGgccgtaaaaccaaaacaatcagcTTAAAGGCATCAagctgagggaaactgcagagttacatttacacttaTTAGTTTAACCCACagttaatatgaaaataatgattgttGTAGCTTCAATTTATTTCCTGCATGTGatccaaacaaactgctgttgttgctcctgtACAGATAAAATACACTTTCCTTTGTGCCACAAATGAGTGAGAATGCGGAAGTTcttataagtgtgtgtgtacaggttaATCATTATTGCACTGTGCCAAAAGATTACCAAAAGTGAGATTTATCTGTTTGGACAACTTTTTTGCTTCCCCGTAAAAGCTAAGAATCGTTAAAGCTGCTGGTTTATCTTGATGGTGGCGTGTTTCAAACTTC
This window encodes:
- the tshr gene encoding thyrotropin receptor, with the protein product MQVITCALFTLFILPISTVSEADSCPAVCECSEWRTHTISCFDIDILPRFPASTETLWLFETRLSSVRADAFSSMVNISRIYISVDVTLQRLERHSFHSLRKITHIEIRNAKSLTYIDPEAFKNLPNLKYLGIFNTGLTFFPNLGSIHSNDMNFILEIVDHPYITEISANSFCGITSEVLTVMLYGNGFREVQHHAFNGTKLDQVDLHRNKYLTKMDERTFAGTISGPMLLDVSLTGITSLPTTGMDSLRELKARNAWALKKLPPINTFKHLTIANLTYPSHCCGFKNRKKKRGFLEYIICNLTAFYDQHHKRSVGPLRMPSLQGDSVVETILDKEPNDGGHRESQHDWRRGDFHGSLHYHAYFGGQPDEDVGFGETLKNPQEDTSQDFDSRYDYVVCEEGEEVACAPVPDEFNPCEDIMGFGFLRVSVWFVSLLAVLGNVVVLLVLLTSHYKLSVSRFLMCHLAFADLCMGIYLLLIASVDLHTRAEYFNHAIDWQTGPGCGLAGFFTVFASELSVYTLTVITLERWYAITFAMRLDRKLHLHHAAAVMLGGWIFCLLLALLPLVGVSSYQKVSICLPMDTQSTVSQVYILSVLVLNILAFLIICACYFKIYCAVHNPHYRSGSKDTNIAKRMAVLIFTDFLCMAPISFYAMSAVLDRPLITVSNSKILLVLFYPLNSCANPFLYAIFTKAFRGDVFILLSKVGLCQQRAQLFRGQTVSSKGSSGTSQVRRDKDKVRKGGSGGQEEVPIHMKKCSRHTYPHAVCQQTRPEESQSLNT